The Gammaproteobacteria bacterium genome segment ATAAACAGGCTGCCGTCCTGCTGTTCGCCATTGAGTAAAAATACTTCCGCGGCCGACAGGTCGTAACCACTGCAGAGAAACATCTTTCTTCCCTTTTCCATCAGATAAGCCGCCGCTTTAAGCTTGGTGACAATCCCGCCGGTGGCAAATTCATTGCTGGGTGTGTGCGCCGCCTCCAGTGCCTCCTGCGGAATCTCGGTGATGCGCCTGATGATTACGGCGTTGTCATGCACGTCGGGATTTTTGTCGTAATAGCCGTTGATGTCGCTAAGGATCACCAGCAGATCAGAATTGGTATGGTGAGTGACGTGGGCGGCAAGCTGGTCGTTGTCACCGAAGACCTGTTCGGACATGGTGGTGATATCATTTTCATTCACTATGGGAAGAATGTCGTTTTCCAGCTGGGTATCAATTATCTGCTTGAAGATATCGACATGTGCAATGGAGTCGAAATCCTCTTCCGTCGTTAATATCTGGCTAATGTCGATATCGTAAATATCAAACAATTGCTTATAGATGCTCATGAGGATTGGCTGGCCGACAGCCGCCAATACCTTTTTGCCGATGTGTTCTTTCCGATCCAGGCGCAGGGCGGTGTAACCCGAGGCGACGGCGCCGGATGTCACCAGGATCACCTCATAGCGCTTTCGCAGGGTGACGATGAAGGTCACCAGGTTAAGCATCCTCTGTTTGGCGATGGCGTTGTTTTCCGTTAATACACCGCTGCCGACTTTTAATGTAATACGTTTCACTGAATCTCCTGATGATGATAATTGATGTGTAATCATACACTTTTCATGACGCGTTTTTTTGATGGGGTTTTATCGCAGGATGGTTATTCAGATAACCATGCCGTGGTTTCGGGTATGAAGTGCGCAATGCCTTCCAGAATGCCAGCGGCATAGTTTCCGTTCATTCCCATAAAATCGCCTTTGGCGAAATACAGCGCATCGGACAGGCCGTTTTTCCTTGCCTCTTGCGCGGCCTGTTCACGCACATCCTGGCGGGCATTGGCGACGAGTACCGACTGGATGCGACTGGTCAGCACGGGAATGTCGTTGCCGCTGTCGCCGGCAAAAATGGTGCGTTCAATGGCGTAGGCCTTCTGTGCCATCAGAAATTCAATGGCATGCAGTTTGGTCGCCCGCCGGGGCAAAACATCCAGCAGGCCGCTGTGGGTGATGTCATCAATGCTCCATATCAGGCTGGCGCGTATCGCCTGTTGTTGCAGGCGGGCCTGCATGGCGGATCGAAGCGCCTCGCTGTCGATGTTGGCGGGGACATAGTAACTGAGCTTGAAGACGTTCTGTTTTTCCGCCTCCTGCAGCTGCAACCCATCCATGTCGGTAAACAGTTTAGCGATATTGTCGTGCGTATTGCCCTGCCAGTCCGTTGCGATCTCGTCCTGCCAGGCGGGCCATGGATGCCATTGCTGGTTGACGATGGCATAGATGCTGCTGCCCACATCGGCAATGACGTAATCGGGAGTCGGCAGCTGATATTCATTGATCGCTTGCTGCGTCAGGCGCTGATCACGTCCACTGACATAGACCAGGTTGACATCGTCACGCGCCACCAGTCGGGCGAACAGGGCGCGTGCCTGCAGCGATTCGGGATGCGTGCCATTGGGGATAAGGGTCCTGTCCAGGTCGGTGCAGATGAGCAGTCGCTGTTTCATGTGGACGCCGGTGCCTGGCAGGTTTCGTAAAAATCATAATGTTCGATGGCCTCCAGGATGCCGGCGGCAAAGGGTTTTTGCGCAAAATAGATCCGTTCGATGCCGGCCAGTTCGGACAGCTCTTCATGGTGTCGGTTGGACACCACCACCGCCAGCGTATTGCCCCGCATCATATCTTCATCCGCACCGGAGCCGCCGGCGGCGAGGATGTGTTCCAGCGGAATCCCCCACTGATTCGCAAACCAGCGCAAGGCCAGTCCCTTGGATGCGCGCACCGGCACGATATCCAGAAACTGGTCAAAGGAATAAAAGACATTCGCCGTCAGGTCGTTCTGTAACAGCAGGTGGGTGATGTCTCCCAGCCTGGGGGCCTTGGCCGGATCCACAAAATAACTGACCTTGTAACGGCTCTGTTCCGTTTTCGGCTGCAGCGCGAGCCCCGGAATTTCGCTCAACAGCAGTTGTATGGACGTTGGTTTCCAGAGATGGTCGATATGGTCATGCCAGGCCCAGTCACGGGTAAGATTGGGCGCATAGTGAATTTCTGTGCCCAGGCTGGTGATCAGGGCATCGGGCTGCGGAATGTTGTTCTGGCGGAGTATCTGTAGCGCGGCATCGAGGCGCCGGCCGGTGGCAATGCCAAAGCTGGTGTATTTACGGCGGTCACGCATCTCCTGGATGAAGGCGTTGAGTGAGGCGGAATCACCCAGCAGGTTTTGATCCAGGTCGCTGAAAATGGCGCGGTCGTGGTAGAGCAGGGGACGGCGGCTAAGGTTCATGTGTGGCACCGGCTCAGTGCCTTCGACCAGGGGTTTGACAAGTTGCAGATAGGTTTTTGCATGTGCCGGCCAGGAATAATACTGGCGTACGCCCTCAAGGCCGTTTTTCGCCAGCCGTTGCCAGGTCTGTTTGGCCTTGAGCAGCTTGCCGATGGTTTTCGCCATCGCCGGCTTATCCAGTGGGTTGATCAGATAACCGTTTTTGCAGTTGCCGATAATATCTCTCGGCCCGCCATCCTCAGTTGCCACAATGGGCAATTGACTTGCCGCAGCTTCGATCAGGGTGAGTCCAAAGGGTTCGGTAAGCGCGGGATTGACGAAAACGCCCTGACTGAGCGCCGCGAGTCGATACAGTATAGACACCTCATCGGCCTGATGGTGTTTTGGATAGGCCACCTTGCCGTATAGGTCATAGCGGTCGATGGTGAGCAGGATATCGTTCAGCACCTCCTGTGCGCCGATGTCCAGTTCTCGAATATCGTTGCGGTTACCGGCAATGATGACCAGGTTGGCCGCCTTTTGCAGTTGGGCCGATTCGCCATAGGCCTCGATCAGGCCGACAATGTTTTTTCTCCGGTCCGGGCGCGACAGCGCCAGAATCATCGGTTTTTCCGGTTCTTTCAGAAATGTGGCCAGCGCCCCGGCGATCGCGCTGTCGCGTTCGTCACCGCTGGGCGGGTGAAATTGCTGCAGATCCGTACCGGGTGCGACCACGCGCATCTGCTCCGGCCGATAGTAATCATACAAGCCGTACTGTTCCTCGATCTCCTGATGGGTGCTGGTGATAACGAGCTGCGCCGCGCCGAGGGTGGTTTCCTCCGCCTCGATTCGGCGGGACATGTTATACCGCTGTTCGATGTCATCCTGCCTGAGCCCGCTCGCCAGCAGTCGTCGGCGCTTGCTTCTTCCCAGCGAATGACCGGTGTGTACCAGCGGGATACCCAGTTGATGCACGAGACGAGTGGCGACATAGCCCGCATCGGCATAGTGGCTGTGGATGATGTCCGGGGTGAGTGCCTGTTGCTGCAGATAATTCAGGGCATTGTCCGCAAAGCTATCCAGATGATCCCACAATGCCTCCTTCGGCAGGTAGACCGCCTCGGCACAATCGATGCGGACAATGTCCACCTTGTTGGAGAGCGGTTCGACGGGCAGGGAATAATCGGGACTGACCTGCTCGTCAACAATGCGCCGGGTCAGGAGGTCGACCCGGTCGACTTCGGGACATTCGCCCAGGGCGGTTGCCAATTCAACCACATATTTTGTCTGGCCACCGGTATCGGCATCCCGGCCCAGTTCCAGGTCGTGTCCGCGGATAAGGCCGTGGGGACTGATCAATACAATATAGAGGCCTTGCTTTTTTTGTCTCATGTCCCTTCTTTCATAAGCCTTGTTTCATAAACCGTGTTTCATAACTCGCGTTTCATGGTTTGCCCGGTCGTATTGGTGCGTTCATCGGCATCGGTTACAGCGTAGCTGGCAGCGATGGACGCGGCGGGGCAGGCGCGCTCGGTAATGGCGCGGTGATGAGAAATATGCTTGGTATTCAAATCGAACGGGATCACAGTTTATCTTTCTGAGCGCAATCAACTGCTTGATTATAAACGAATATTGCAAATGCCGAAACCCCGTGGCGGGCCAGGGCCTGTGCGCTATCATTCTGGTACGAACCAATCGCCCTTTATTGGCGTCCTGCGGATCATGTCCCGGCGCAGTCGCAGGGGGATCAGCGGCACAGGCGGTGAGACTTTACCGTTAGCACCCTGCTGGCAAATTTCCACTTTGAAGATGCGTCCATCCTCGTCTATTTAGTTAACTATAGAAGATTACCTGCAGAGGGAATGCACGATGAAGAAGGATTTTTCACAGGGTGTGTCGCTGCCTTTTCAGCGACCTGAAACGCTAAAGGCACAGGCACCATCAACGCAGCTGGAAAAAAGGGTGATGCGCCTTATTCTCAGGCTGCTGGGCGATCCCGCCATTAACGTCACCTTGTGGGACGGCGAATCAGTGCAGCCTGGCCAGCAGCGGCCAGGTCGGGTGCTGCCGGGTATGGTGCTGAAAGAACGCGCGGCACTGTGGCGGATGCTGGTCAATCCCGCGCTGCATTTTGGTGATGACTATGCGAGTGGACGCATTGAGGTGGAGGGCGGTCTTGTGGCCTTTCTGGAGCAGATCTACGCGGCGTTGGACCGGCGGCAAAAAAAATTCGGACATATTCTCATGCTGGCGAACCGCTACCGGCTGCTGCGCGGCAATCCCATCGATCGCGCGAAACACAATATTCATCATCACTACGATATCGGCAATGAGTTTTATCGTCTGTGGCTGGATGAGGAAATGGCCTACACCTGCGCTTACTTCGCGCCCGGCGTCACCACGCTAGAGGCCGCGCAATTGGCGAAGATGGAACATGTGTGTCGAAAGCTGCGCCTCAGACCGGGCGAGACCGTCATCGAGGCCGGTTGTGGCTGGGGTTCGCTGGCGCGTTATATGGCCAGGCACTATGGCGTGAAGGTGCGCGCCTTTAATATCTCACACGAACAGATTGTCTATGCAAAGGAGCGTGCCCGGGCGGACGGGCTGGATGGCCAGGTGGAATACATCGAAGATGACTATCGAAATATTCGCGGCAGCTGTGATGCCTTTGTCTCGGTCGGCATGCTCGAACATGTGGGAGTGAAAGATTATAGTGAGCTTGGGTCGATCATTGATCGTACCCTGGCGCCGAATGGTCGTGGCCTGATTCACAGCATCGGCCAGAATCAACCGATACCGATCAACGCCTGGGTGCAACAGCGTATCTTTCCCGGCGGCTATACGCCGACCCTGCGGCAGATGATGAACATCCTCGAGCCCTTCGATTTCTCGGTGCTGGATGTGGAAAACCTGCGCCCGCATTATGCGCAGACACTGGCGCACTGGCTGCAACGTTTTGATGCGCGCCAGGATGAGGTACGGGCGATGTATGGTGACAGTTTTATCCGGGCCTGGCGTCTTTATCTCAGCGGATCGTTGACCAACTTTTCCGCTGGCTATCTGCAACTCTATCAGCTGCTGTTTACCCGGGCGCAGAACAACACGCTGCCGATGACCCGTGACGATCTGTATCACTGAAATATTCATCTCGGGTTTCGCCGTGAAGGGGCAAGATGAAAAACTATGATGCCATCATTGTCGGCGGTGGCCCTGCCGGATCGAGTTGTGCCTGGGCGCTGCGACGTGCCGGGTGGGATGTGCTGGTCATGGACAAGAGCCCGTTTCCTCGCGACAAGGTCTGCGCCGGCTGGATTACGCCCGAGGTGGTGCAGTTGCTGGAACTGGATCTGGAGGACTACCGACGGCGGCATACACTGCAAGCGTTTAGCTCCTTTCGCACAGGCCTGCTGGGCTCAGCCCTGATCAATACCGATTATGGGCACACCGTGAGCTATGGCATTCTGCGCCGCGAGTTTGACGATTACCTGTTGCGCCGCAGCGCGGCCAATACCCGGCCTGGGGAGGCCATGACCAGTGTGGATTTTCGGCACGGCAACTGGCGGATCAATGAACAACTACAGACCCCACTCCTGATCGGCGCCGGCGGGCACTTCTGTCCTGTGGCGCGGCGACTCAATCCGAAGGCCGACGATGATCAGCAGATCGTCACCGCCCAAGAAATGGAGATCGCAATGGATTCTGCCCAGCAGGCCCAATGTCGGGTTCGGGCCGATACGCCCGAACTCTATTTTCTGCCGATGCTGGACGGTTATGGCTGGTGTGTGCGCAAGGGTGACTCCCTCAATATCGGCCTTGGCCGAACCGAAAATCGGCACCTCGCCAAACACGTCGCAGAGTTTTATGCCTTTCTCATCCAACAGAACAAAGTGCCCGCCGCGCTGCCGGGGCGTTTTCGTGGCCACGCCTATCGTTTGTCCTCCCAGCGTGGGCAACGGCGCCTGGTGGGTGACGGCGTGATGCTGATTGGCGATGCGGCGGGGCTGGCGTATCCGCAAAGCGGGGAGGGGATTTATACCGCGATCAAGTCAGGTCTGTTGGCGGCCGCCACCGCCGTAGAGGCCAATAACGACTATCGCCTCGCGAGGCTGAACAATTACACCTTCCGCCTGGATCAGTTTTTTGATGATAAATCTGTGCTGCCCAGCCTTACCTTTCCCAAAGCGATACGCGGTATTGCGGCGCAACTGCTATTAAAAAATCACTATTTTGCGCGCCACATATTGCTCGACAAATGGTTTTTGCATCAGGCGGCCAATCGGTCGCTGAGAGCCAGGCAACAGGCCTGATATTTTTCAAAGCGCCAGAAGTAGTCAGTGAATGCGTTAGCGGCGACATCCACACGATCAGGTGAAGAGCCATTAAAATA includes the following:
- the proB gene encoding glutamate 5-kinase, with product MKRITLKVGSGVLTENNAIAKQRMLNLVTFIVTLRKRYEVILVTSGAVASGYTALRLDRKEHIGKKVLAAVGQPILMSIYKQLFDIYDIDISQILTTEEDFDSIAHVDIFKQIIDTQLENDILPIVNENDITTMSEQVFGDNDQLAAHVTHHTNSDLLVILSDINGYYDKNPDVHDNAVIIRRITEIPQEALEAAHTPSNEFATGGIVTKLKAAAYLMEKGRKMFLCSGYDLSAAEVFLLNGEQQDGSLFMAPDETL
- a CDS encoding HAD-IIB family hydrolase, producing the protein MKQRLLICTDLDRTLIPNGTHPESLQARALFARLVARDDVNLVYVSGRDQRLTQQAINEYQLPTPDYVIADVGSSIYAIVNQQWHPWPAWQDEIATDWQGNTHDNIAKLFTDMDGLQLQEAEKQNVFKLSYYVPANIDSEALRSAMQARLQQQAIRASLIWSIDDITHSGLLDVLPRRATKLHAIEFLMAQKAYAIERTIFAGDSGNDIPVLTSRIQSVLVANARQDVREQAAQEARKNGLSDALYFAKGDFMGMNGNYAAGILEGIAHFIPETTAWLSE
- a CDS encoding HAD family hydrolase; the encoded protein is MRQKKQGLYIVLISPHGLIRGHDLELGRDADTGGQTKYVVELATALGECPEVDRVDLLTRRIVDEQVSPDYSLPVEPLSNKVDIVRIDCAEAVYLPKEALWDHLDSFADNALNYLQQQALTPDIIHSHYADAGYVATRLVHQLGIPLVHTGHSLGRSKRRRLLASGLRQDDIEQRYNMSRRIEAEETTLGAAQLVITSTHQEIEEQYGLYDYYRPEQMRVVAPGTDLQQFHPPSGDERDSAIAGALATFLKEPEKPMILALSRPDRRKNIVGLIEAYGESAQLQKAANLVIIAGNRNDIRELDIGAQEVLNDILLTIDRYDLYGKVAYPKHHQADEVSILYRLAALSQGVFVNPALTEPFGLTLIEAAASQLPIVATEDGGPRDIIGNCKNGYLINPLDKPAMAKTIGKLLKAKQTWQRLAKNGLEGVRQYYSWPAHAKTYLQLVKPLVEGTEPVPHMNLSRRPLLYHDRAIFSDLDQNLLGDSASLNAFIQEMRDRRKYTSFGIATGRRLDAALQILRQNNIPQPDALITSLGTEIHYAPNLTRDWAWHDHIDHLWKPTSIQLLLSEIPGLALQPKTEQSRYKVSYFVDPAKAPRLGDITHLLLQNDLTANVFYSFDQFLDIVPVRASKGLALRWFANQWGIPLEHILAAGGSGADEDMMRGNTLAVVVSNRHHEELSELAGIERIYFAQKPFAAGILEAIEHYDFYETCQAPAST
- a CDS encoding cyclopropane-fatty-acyl-phospholipid synthase family protein, which gives rise to MKKDFSQGVSLPFQRPETLKAQAPSTQLEKRVMRLILRLLGDPAINVTLWDGESVQPGQQRPGRVLPGMVLKERAALWRMLVNPALHFGDDYASGRIEVEGGLVAFLEQIYAALDRRQKKFGHILMLANRYRLLRGNPIDRAKHNIHHHYDIGNEFYRLWLDEEMAYTCAYFAPGVTTLEAAQLAKMEHVCRKLRLRPGETVIEAGCGWGSLARYMARHYGVKVRAFNISHEQIVYAKERARADGLDGQVEYIEDDYRNIRGSCDAFVSVGMLEHVGVKDYSELGSIIDRTLAPNGRGLIHSIGQNQPIPINAWVQQRIFPGGYTPTLRQMMNILEPFDFSVLDVENLRPHYAQTLAHWLQRFDARQDEVRAMYGDSFIRAWRLYLSGSLTNFSAGYLQLYQLLFTRAQNNTLPMTRDDLYH
- a CDS encoding NAD(P)/FAD-dependent oxidoreductase → MKNYDAIIVGGGPAGSSCAWALRRAGWDVLVMDKSPFPRDKVCAGWITPEVVQLLELDLEDYRRRHTLQAFSSFRTGLLGSALINTDYGHTVSYGILRREFDDYLLRRSAANTRPGEAMTSVDFRHGNWRINEQLQTPLLIGAGGHFCPVARRLNPKADDDQQIVTAQEMEIAMDSAQQAQCRVRADTPELYFLPMLDGYGWCVRKGDSLNIGLGRTENRHLAKHVAEFYAFLIQQNKVPAALPGRFRGHAYRLSSQRGQRRLVGDGVMLIGDAAGLAYPQSGEGIYTAIKSGLLAAATAVEANNDYRLARLNNYTFRLDQFFDDKSVLPSLTFPKAIRGIAAQLLLKNHYFARHILLDKWFLHQAANRSLRARQQA